Within Runella rosea, the genomic segment TGGTGTCGTAGCCTTGGGAACTCGCAATGAAACCGCTTCAACCGGCGACCTCACTACGTTCCAAAAAACACTTTCTTTATATACCAACGTAGACCATTTTATCATTCATCCCCAAACCCCCGACAGCGTGCAATCACGTATTCGGTCGGCGCTGAAAAGCTACGATGTGGTGCTGGTAGGAGCGCACCTCAACAACATTCGTCCTGGAACAAATTATGGGATTACGCCCACCACGGCCACGTGGGTAAAAGAGTTGGCCAACAACGGTAATTCAATTATAACGGTTTTTGGTAATGCGTATTCGCTCAATAAATTAGAGGGTATTTCAAATGCCAAAGCCTTAGTGATGGCTTACCAATTGACGCCGTTTACTGAAGAATTGTCGGCGCAATTGTTGTTTGGAGCCATTCCTGCCAAAGGAAAACTCCCCGTGACGGTCAATGCACAGTTTGGCTACGGCGCTGGTTTGGACATTCCTGCCATCGGTCGCCTCAAATACACCATTCCCGAAGAAGTGGGGCTAAATAGCCAATGGCTTTCGTTCAAGATTGACTCGCTGGCCAACAACGCCATTGCCCAAAAAGCAACGCCGAGTATCGTGGTTCAGCTGGCCAAAGATGGAAAGGTATTTTATCGTAAAGCCTACGGAACGCATGTGTATCCGACTCCGCTGAAGATGGTAAATGTGCCGCCGCGTCCCGTTCAGCTGACAGATTTGTACGATTTTGCGTCGGTGACCAAGATTGCGGGCTCGACCATGGCCTTGGCACGATTGCACAGCGAAGGCAAATTTAATCTGGACGGAACAATGAAAGATTATCTGCCTGATTATAAAAATTCTAACAAAGCAGATTTGGTTTGGCGGCAGGTACTGACGCATCAGGCGCGCCTCAAAGCCTGGATTCCATTCTGGCGTGATACCAAAAACGCCGATGGAACTTGGAAGAAGAAGACCTTTAGCTGGGGCAAAACCGCCCATGGGCCGTACACGGTGCAGGTGACGGATAGCTTGTGGTTGCACAAAAAATACAGTAAGAAAATTTTTGATGCAATCCGCGAATCGCCGCTTAATGAGAAAAAGGAATACATTTATTCTGACTTGTCTTTCATTCTGTACCCGCAGGTGGTGCAAAACATTACGGGTGTGCCGTTTGAAGATTATTTAAAAACCAACGTTTATCGTAAAATAGGTGCTAATTCGCTGACTTTCAATCCGCGACGCTTTTATGATTTGAGCAAAATTGTGCCCAGTGAGCGGGATACTTTCTACCGCGAAACGCTCATCCACGGGCGCGTACACGACGAAGGAGCTAGTATGTTGGGCGGGCTCAGCGGTCACGCGGGGCTTTTTGGTAATGCCAATGACCTCATGAAAGTAACGCAACTGTACCTCCAAAAAGGCAGATACGGCGGTGAGTCGTTTATTTCCGAAAACACTATGAACGAGTTTACGAGTTATCAATTCCCTGAGTCGCGTCGTGGTATTGGCTTTGATAAACCTTGTCGGGGGAGAGATTGTGGCAACGCCCCCAAAAGTGCCACGGCCATGAGCTACGGCCATACGGGCTATACGGGTATTATGATTTGGAACGACCCCGCCTATAACCTCAACTACGTCTTTTTGTCTAACCGTGTGTACCCCACGCGTGACAACAACAAAATTTCTACCCTCAACGTCCGCACGGCCATTATGCAGGTGGTGTATGAGGGGCTGGGGCTTAAATAAGGTTTCTATATGCAGACTTTCCAAGACTCAAAGTCTTGGAAAGTCTAATGGCATGGCCTGTCAAAACCTCGACCCTCAACGTCCGCACGGCCATTATGCAGGTGGTATTTGAAGGGTTGGTAGTGAAGTAAAACAAAGACACCAGACAAATTGAAACCCACAAAACGCGTGAAAAACCCTTGGATGTATTTATTGTTGTTTGGCCTTTTTCTGGTGGAGGTCAAACTGCATGCACAAACCAAACAAGCCATTAGCACTTCCCCAAATCTCCCAACCGCTGATAGCCTTTTCAAACTTGCTGAAAAATATGACAGTGTTGGCGACTCAAAACGAGCCCTGCCATTGTTTGAAAGCAGCTTACCTATTTACCAAAAACTGGGAAAGCAACGGGAAGTTGGGCATTGTTTTAACTACATCGGGGCAAATTATTACCGCCAAGGTAACCTTTCTAAAGCCCTTGCTTATTTTGAAAAAGGCGTAGCTGCCTATAAAAAGGCGGGATATAAAAAAGGAGTGGCTGCTTTATTAAACAACGTAGGTGTGATTTATTACAGCATGGGCAATTATCCACAGGCGGTAGAGCTGTATAAACAGACCATTTTGATGCAAGAAAAAATTGGGAATAAAAATACGACTGCTACCATTACAGGAAACATTGGAGGTATTTACTCAAAAATAAAAGATTACCCCAACGCCCTGAAATACTTTAACAAAGCAGATGCCCTTTTCAAAGAGTTAAACGACAAACGAGGAGTCGCCAAAATACTGATGGAGGTGGGTTATATCTCTATGGAGCAAGGCAATTTTGACAAAGCCTTGAAAGAGTTTGATGAATCACTGACCATTGCTCAAAAAGCGAAAGAAAAAGAGGTAGAAATAGAAGTGCTGTCAAACTTGGGAGAGTTGTTTTACCGAAAATCAGATTTTCAAAAAGCGTTGTACTACTACAACGACTGTCTAAAAAAAGCTGAAGAAATTGGCAAATTACAGTATAGAAGTAGCTGTAGCATTGCCATTGGCAATATATTCTATCAACTAAAAAAATACAAAGAAGCCGTTGGAAAATGCAGCGCTGGGCTAACAATAGCCGAAAAAATGGGTGCAATTTCTATCAAAAAAGATGCCTGCGAATGTCTTTATCATTCTTATAAATCTTTGAACAACAAATCGTTGGCATTGCTGTATTATGAAAAAGTAAATGCTTTTGAAGATAGTTTGAACACAAAAGAAGCTTCCAGCCGAATGATGAACATGGAGTTTCAAAAGCAACAGCTGGTGGACAGCATCGCCTTCGTCAAAAAACAAAGTGTAGCCCAACTCAAACACCAAGCCGAAATACAGGCCCAAGAAAAGCAGCGAAATGTTATCATTGCCTCGTTGGGAATGGTGCTGCTGATAGCAGGCGGTTTGTGGTATCGGCTGAATTTTGTGAGAAAAGCTAAAGAAATCCTCAAAATTGAAAAAGATCGTTCAGAAGCCTTACTTTTAAATATCTTGCCCCAAGAAATCGCCGAAGAACTCAAAGCCACGGGCAGCGTCAAAGCCAAAGATTTTGGCTTAGTCTCCATTCTTTTTACCGATTTTCAATCCTTCACACAAACCGCCCAAACCATGTCACCGCAGCGATTGGTCGAAGAAATCAATGTCTGTTTCGAGGCGTTTGATAGGATTTCAGAAAAATACCAAATCGAAAAAATCAAGACCATTGGCGATGCCTACATGGCCGCAGGAGGCATGGCCAATGCCGACGAAAACACCCCCAGAAATGTGGTATTGGCAGGACTGGAAATGCAGGCGTTTATCGCCCAAAGGGCCATCGAAAACCAACAAGCCCCAAAACCTTACTTTGAAATGCGGCTGGGTATCCACGCTGGGCCGATCGTGGCGGGCATTGTGGGCGTAAAAAAATTTCAGTACGACATCTGGGGCGATACCGTCAATACCGCCAGCCGTATGGAAAGCAACGGAAGCGTTGGCAAAGTAAACATCAGCGAGGTATTCTACGAATTAATCAAAGACGATCCACTTTTCTCCTTTGAATACCGAGGAAACATCAGCGCAAAAGGAAAAGGTGAAATAAAGATGTACTTTGTGGAGAAGAAAGCTTCCATGTAAATCAAGGAATTAGCGCCGCTGCTGGGGTTTAATTGGGTGATTTTAAGCCCCGACAGCGTTTTGGTAAAACCAAGTCTACTTTCGGTAAAACTCCGTACTTCTTGCCTTTTGATTGCAAAATATCATAGCCTTTTTACACGATGAAACCTTACCTTTTAGTGATGGGCGCAGCTTTCTGGATGGTCGCTTGCCAACCTGCCGAAGAAGAAACTTCGGCTTTCGCCCCTAAATTCAAGCTCGTTGCTGCCGATACGGTGTATTTCAACAACTTTGTGGACTGCAACATGGCCGAGGCGTGGGTGGGAGATACGTTTCGGATTTTTCCTGGTAAATACGGCGAAGACCCCGTTTGGGGAGAGGCCCACGACTTAAAATTTGCCGATGGCCGCAACGCTGAAGAGGCCTTCAGACGCAACGCCGAAGAATTTACCGAACCCAAAATGCCGCCTAATGTGCCCATTGGTCAAAAAGGACTGCATGGCGCGGCATGGTTTGAGACTGTCTATCAAGACCCCAAGGATGCCACAGGAAAAACCCTTTATGCCGTTTATCACAACGAAAACTACCCCGCCACGCTCCCTTACGACGCCAAAACGGGCGAAGGCTACATTGACCATAAATGGCCTGAAGGACTTACGGGCCCTCAATCGCCCGCTGCTGTGTGTCGCATCGGTATCATGAAGTCGGTGGACGGCGGGCGTAGCTGGGACAATCGAGGGCTATTTATCGAAGACCTTCAGCCCCGCATGATTCTCAAACCACACAACATTTCCAAAACCTTTGCGGGCGGCGTAGGTGACCCTTCTGCGGTAGCAGTAGGCGACTATTTGTACCTGTTTTATGGCGAATACGGCTTCCCGGGCGTGTACGATGAGGCCTCTTACAAGCGCGAAGACGAACACAAAGGCCAGTGTATCAGCGTGGCGCGTATTGCGCTCAAAGATTTAGACAACCCCGTTGGCAAAGCCCTGCGTTGGAACGGAAAAGAGTTTAGTGCGGCCTACAATGGTTTTGGTGCGCCCATTGCTTCATTGCAAATCCCGATGAGCGAAGGCGGCGGACCAGCTTCCTCTCCTACGGGTGGGTTTCATTGGGGGCCGTCGGTGAGCTGGAACACTTACCTTAATTGTTGGGTGATGCTGATGGGAAAAGTAACGGGTAGTTCTTGGAAAGGTAGTAGCGTGTATATTTCGTTCAATAAAAACAAAGACTTGGGTGAGGGCAACAACTCCCAAGCATGGACAAAACCCCAATTGTTGCTCGACAAGCCTGGTTTTATTATGTGGTATCCTTCGCTCCAACCCATGAATACCCCCGAAGACATCGCCAACAAACATACTTGTATGCGTTTGGGCAAGAAGGCGCGCCTCTATATCAAGTACATCAAACCCGAAAAAAGTGAATATAAGTCGGAGTATGTGATTGAGTTTGAGAAATGAGATGTTGATTTGTCACGCCACCAATAACACTTGTTGTTCTTAAATAGTCGTCGTGTTTCAGAGGGGCTTAAACTTTAGCGTGAGTTTGGTTACCCGTGGCGGGTCATATACGCTGCTGCGGGTTTCCATTTCAAACCCATCTTCATACACGTTGCGCGGGTAGATATTCCAGCCGCCCGTTTTGGTGCTCGTATCCCTCAGAGCAATGACGTTTTGCTTCACATAGGCTTCCCACTGAAACTTTTTGGTGTCGGTGGCTCCTTTAAAATGGCCCTCAAAACTGCCGTCGGGTAAGAACCGTACCCAATCCATGTACGTATCAAATTCTACCCCGCTGATGTGCGGTACGCTTTTTCCGTCCTTAAAGATGGGGGCTTCGTCCATCAATATTTCCTGAATTTCCCATTTCGGTACGCTCGTGAGGCGGGTTTGTGCCTCCTGTACGTTGTCGGCGGGGCGGTGGCAAGCCATGAATAAAAGCAGAAAAAGGAACGAAAAAAGGCGTGAAGTCATGGTTTTTTATGAATTTTGAAAATCATACTCAATACTATAACGGAATCGGCAGTTTGCAAAATGTTCGCGCAAATTCTGCCGGTCATTTCGTCAAACAGCCTATCCTCTTATGAACCGTATCGACCGACTTACCGCCATTTTGATTCAGTTACAAACTAAACGTGTCGTGAAAGCGCAGGAAATTGCCGACCGTTTCGGAATGAGTTTACGTACCGTTTACCGCGACATCAGGGCCTTGGAAGAAGCCGGTGTACCCATCGGGGCCGAGGCGGGCGTGGGGTATTTTTTGGAAGACTACCATCTGCCGCCTGTTATGTTTACCAACGAAGAAGCCAGTGCGCTGCTGTTTGGGGCCAAATTGATTGGAAAAATGGCCGACGAATCGTTGCGGCAAGGGTTTGATTCGGCGTTTTACAAAATCAAATCCGTGCTGAAACGAAACGAAAAAGAGCACTTAGAAGACCTAGAATCTCGCGTGGAGGTGCTAGCACGGCAGCGAGCAGAGCCTTTTTCGGTACATCTGCTCAATCAGATTCAACAGGCCATTGTGCGGCAGCAGGTACTAGGGATTGATTACGTTACCAATTTTCATAGCCAGAGTACACAGCGCGAAATTGAACCCATCGGTTTGGTGCATTACGGTTCTCATTGGCATTTGATTGCCTATTGTCGGCTGCGGGGCGATTACCGTGATTTTAGGGTTGATAGGATTCAAAACCTGACCAATACAGAGGTATTTTTTCCGAAACAAAACTTACTTACCCTGCAAGCCTACCTTGACCGCCTGCGCGTGGAGGAGCAGCTCGAAGAAGTGACCATTTGGGTGCACAAAGGAGCGGCGATGTTTATGCAGGAGCAACGCTATACATGGGGATTCCTT encodes:
- a CDS encoding glycoside hydrolase family 3 N-terminal domain-containing protein — its product is MKKPLFLFLFSFFCIATSSFAQITPPFLQNPNQRWVDSVFNSLTPDERIAQLIMVAAHGYPMNPKRVIIDTTFSNPRVVAQYIRDYKVGGVIFFQGGPVQQAQLTNYYQSISKVPLLVAMDAEWGLAMRLDSAVRFPYQMTMGAIQGNDDLIYRMGKALAAQKKRLGVHINFAPSVDVNNNANNPVINFRSFGENPQKVFEKSYAYMKGMQDGGILSSLKHFPGHGDTGVDSHFELPVIAHNRARLDSVELYPFRKLIEKGADGIMMAHLAIPVLDTAKNVPSTLSKPIVTGLLKDQLHFNGLIYSDAMNMKGLTKYFPNGTGDAKGLEAGMDVLEFSPNLPAAIAEIKKSIAEGRISQAEIDARVKKVLAAKAWVGLAQFKPIETKNLIADINDKESELLNRLLTENALTVLKNEGYILPIKHLEKVTIASVSLTDAPAATATTKDGVVALGTRNETASTGDLTTFQKTLSLYTNVDHFIIHPQTPDSVQSRIRSALKSYDVVLVGAHLNNIRPGTNYGITPTTATWVKELANNGNSIITVFGNAYSLNKLEGISNAKALVMAYQLTPFTEELSAQLLFGAIPAKGKLPVTVNAQFGYGAGLDIPAIGRLKYTIPEEVGLNSQWLSFKIDSLANNAIAQKATPSIVVQLAKDGKVFYRKAYGTHVYPTPLKMVNVPPRPVQLTDLYDFASVTKIAGSTMALARLHSEGKFNLDGTMKDYLPDYKNSNKADLVWRQVLTHQARLKAWIPFWRDTKNADGTWKKKTFSWGKTAHGPYTVQVTDSLWLHKKYSKKIFDAIRESPLNEKKEYIYSDLSFILYPQVVQNITGVPFEDYLKTNVYRKIGANSLTFNPRRFYDLSKIVPSERDTFYRETLIHGRVHDEGASMLGGLSGHAGLFGNANDLMKVTQLYLQKGRYGGESFISENTMNEFTSYQFPESRRGIGFDKPCRGRDCGNAPKSATAMSYGHTGYTGIMIWNDPAYNLNYVFLSNRVYPTRDNNKISTLNVRTAIMQVVYEGLGLK
- a CDS encoding adenylate/guanylate cyclase domain-containing protein — encoded protein: MKNPWMYLLLFGLFLVEVKLHAQTKQAISTSPNLPTADSLFKLAEKYDSVGDSKRALPLFESSLPIYQKLGKQREVGHCFNYIGANYYRQGNLSKALAYFEKGVAAYKKAGYKKGVAALLNNVGVIYYSMGNYPQAVELYKQTILMQEKIGNKNTTATITGNIGGIYSKIKDYPNALKYFNKADALFKELNDKRGVAKILMEVGYISMEQGNFDKALKEFDESLTIAQKAKEKEVEIEVLSNLGELFYRKSDFQKALYYYNDCLKKAEEIGKLQYRSSCSIAIGNIFYQLKKYKEAVGKCSAGLTIAEKMGAISIKKDACECLYHSYKSLNNKSLALLYYEKVNAFEDSLNTKEASSRMMNMEFQKQQLVDSIAFVKKQSVAQLKHQAEIQAQEKQRNVIIASLGMVLLIAGGLWYRLNFVRKAKEILKIEKDRSEALLLNILPQEIAEELKATGSVKAKDFGLVSILFTDFQSFTQTAQTMSPQRLVEEINVCFEAFDRISEKYQIEKIKTIGDAYMAAGGMANADENTPRNVVLAGLEMQAFIAQRAIENQQAPKPYFEMRLGIHAGPIVAGIVGVKKFQYDIWGDTVNTASRMESNGSVGKVNISEVFYELIKDDPLFSFEYRGNISAKGKGEIKMYFVEKKASM
- a CDS encoding helix-turn-helix transcriptional regulator; translated protein: MNRIDRLTAILIQLQTKRVVKAQEIADRFGMSLRTVYRDIRALEEAGVPIGAEAGVGYFLEDYHLPPVMFTNEEASALLFGAKLIGKMADESLRQGFDSAFYKIKSVLKRNEKEHLEDLESRVEVLARQRAEPFSVHLLNQIQQAIVRQQVLGIDYVTNFHSQSTQREIEPIGLVHYGSHWHLIAYCRLRGDYRDFRVDRIQNLTNTEVFFPKQNLLTLQAYLDRLRVEEQLEEVTIWVHKGAAMFMQEQRYTWGFLSEEVHDKYVKMTFMTQFFEGMGRWLLTFGKHVSVESPLKMKDMMHTLALEIQEHYLS